The Methylomarinum vadi genome has a window encoding:
- a CDS encoding MoaD/ThiS family protein, which translates to MSIKVRYFASLKELLQRADDEVSAEGISCVRDVWQAANPHQTLPENVLAAVNMEYVELDAPVQEGDIVAFFPPVTGG; encoded by the coding sequence ATGTCGATCAAAGTCCGTTATTTTGCCAGCTTGAAGGAATTGTTGCAGCGAGCCGATGATGAAGTTTCTGCCGAAGGTATCAGTTGTGTGCGCGATGTTTGGCAGGCCGCCAACCCTCACCAGACTCTGCCGGAGAATGTATTGGCCGCGGTCAATATGGAATATGTCGAGCTGGACGCGCCGGTCCAGGAAGGAGACATTGTGGCATTTTTCCCGCCGGTGACCGGAGGCTGA
- a CDS encoding glycosyltransferase family 2 protein has translation MKISAVIPTYNNAAFIAAAVASIRKQTVPVAEIIVVDDGSTDDSEAVVEKITPPVTYIKQPNQGPSAARNTGILAARHDWIAFLDADDQWTPDKIEKQADLIHKYPELVLVAGDMAEIDSEDRLITESVLAKHHLLEKFQKLQGGAIPNALAELVSKNFIPTGTVLVKKKALEESGLFNRAIRFGEDLELWAKIAANHAIACIPEVLMLRRQHGNNATQLTAPLLEDLVRVMQSLRSHASEQLLIQGIDPNRLVAQAYADLGYWHFAQYDLGKARPAFAASLKQRPSKRAFIYWLSCLLPAGIIKALRGVKNLPALLSS, from the coding sequence ATGAAAATCAGCGCCGTCATACCCACTTATAATAATGCCGCTTTTATCGCCGCTGCCGTGGCAAGCATACGGAAACAGACTGTACCGGTAGCGGAAATCATCGTTGTCGACGACGGCTCAACCGATGATAGCGAAGCGGTCGTCGAAAAGATCACGCCACCGGTCACTTACATCAAGCAACCAAACCAGGGACCCTCGGCCGCCAGAAACACCGGCATCCTGGCCGCTCGCCACGACTGGATCGCCTTTCTCGATGCCGATGACCAATGGACGCCGGATAAAATCGAAAAACAAGCGGACCTGATTCACAAGTATCCCGAATTAGTCCTGGTCGCCGGCGACATGGCGGAAATCGACAGCGAAGACCGGCTAATTACCGAATCGGTATTGGCCAAACATCATTTACTGGAAAAATTTCAGAAACTGCAGGGAGGCGCAATACCCAATGCCCTGGCCGAACTGGTCAGCAAAAACTTCATTCCCACCGGCACCGTGCTGGTTAAAAAAAAGGCACTCGAAGAGTCCGGCCTGTTCAATCGGGCGATCCGTTTCGGCGAAGATTTGGAATTGTGGGCCAAAATCGCGGCCAACCATGCCATTGCCTGCATCCCCGAGGTCCTCATGTTACGTCGCCAACATGGCAATAACGCCACCCAGTTGACCGCACCGTTGCTCGAAGACCTAGTCCGCGTCATGCAATCGCTCAGATCGCATGCCTCGGAACAATTGCTTATCCAGGGCATCGATCCCAATCGCCTGGTCGCCCAAGCCTATGCGGATTTAGGATATTGGCACTTCGCTCAATATGATTTGGGCAAGGCGCGCCCAGCATTTGCGGCCAGCCTGAAACAACGGCCTTCCAAACGGGCCTTCATTTATTGGCTTAGTTGTTTGCTACCGGCGGGAATAATCAAAGCGCTAAGAGGCGTCAAAAATTTACCGGCCCTTCTGTCGTCCTAG
- a CDS encoding molybdenum cofactor biosynthesis protein MoaE, which translates to MAIKIYAEALDPWHEIQAYQAEMPQLAGRYGATSVFIGTMRDFNEGDEVKGMMLEHYPSMTEKQLEKIVEQAGSRWQVLETLVVHRVGNIRPQDPIVLVAVWASHRGDAFDACRYITEALKSRAPFWKKEMLSSGESRWVNKNTDGYRKS; encoded by the coding sequence GTGGCGATCAAGATTTACGCGGAAGCGCTGGACCCTTGGCACGAAATACAAGCCTACCAGGCTGAAATGCCGCAATTGGCCGGCCGGTATGGAGCGACCAGCGTTTTTATCGGCACTATGCGCGATTTCAATGAGGGCGACGAAGTCAAAGGGATGATGTTGGAGCATTATCCCAGCATGACCGAAAAACAATTGGAAAAGATCGTCGAGCAGGCGGGGTCACGCTGGCAGGTATTGGAAACCTTGGTGGTGCATCGCGTGGGCAATATCAGGCCGCAAGATCCTATCGTGTTGGTGGCGGTTTGGGCGTCCCACCGTGGCGATGCTTTCGACGCCTGCCGCTACATCACGGAAGCCTTAAAATCGCGGGCGCCTTTCTGGAAAAAGGAAATGTTGTCATCCGGCGAATCGCGCTGGGTCAACAAAAATACGGATGGTTATCGGAAAAGCTAG
- the moaC gene encoding cyclic pyranopterin monophosphate synthase MoaC, which produces MSQLTHFNQAGEVHMIDVGDKKITHRTAVSEGYIEMQTATLNLIMAGQHKKGDVLGTARLAGIMASKKTADLIPLCHPLPLSYVDIKLTPEPEHNRVHCRTTVKTTGQTGVEMEALTATQVALLTIYDMCKAVDRGMVIQSVQLLEKEGGKSGHWQRAE; this is translated from the coding sequence ATGTCGCAATTAACGCATTTTAATCAAGCCGGTGAAGTTCATATGATCGATGTGGGCGATAAAAAAATCACTCACCGCACAGCCGTTAGCGAAGGCTATATCGAGATGCAAACCGCCACTCTGAATCTAATCATGGCGGGTCAACATAAAAAAGGCGACGTGCTCGGCACCGCACGCCTGGCCGGAATCATGGCCAGCAAAAAAACCGCCGACTTGATTCCGCTCTGCCACCCTCTGCCGCTCTCCTATGTCGACATCAAGTTGACGCCGGAACCCGAACATAATCGCGTTCATTGCCGCACGACCGTCAAAACCACCGGCCAGACCGGTGTCGAGATGGAAGCCTTGACTGCCACGCAAGTGGCTCTACTGACCATTTACGATATGTGCAAAGCGGTCGATCGCGGCATGGTCATACAGTCAGTGCAATTGCTGGAAAAAGAAGGCGGCAAATCGGGCCACTGGCAACGAGCCGAATAA
- a CDS encoding NAD(P)-binding protein, producing the protein MIKKPADITRPADLSRHDHGTGPIRSQRPVYKDFLPPCNNACPAGENIQAWLALVQAGQYHQAWQTLMRDNPMPAVHGRVCYHPCESNCNRESLDGAVSIHAVERFLGDKALAEGWRVEPDLPPSGKRVLVVGAGPSGLSAAYHLARLGHNVVIYDAGPIAGGMMRFGIPAYRLPRKELDQEIERIQSLGVEIVLNRKVDNLLADKKEGNFDAVFVAVGAHLSKRIDIPARDAPKMLDAVSFLRQTATGTPPKLGRRVAIYGGGNTAMDAARTAKRLGAEEALIIYRRDRDHMPAHSFEADEAIEEGVKINWLRSIKEIDETTFKVEVMEIGDDGRARPTGRYETLEADALILAIGQDTDTTFLRDVPGVEFKSDGTVIVDSGMQTGATGIFAGGDMVPSERTVTVAVGHGKKAARHINAWLRGERYVPAPKHDPVSYEQLHVWYNTDAEKRAQGQLPLEQRYASFDEIVSGLSAADATFEAQRCFSCGNCFECDGCYGACPEKAIIKLGPGKRYRYDYDLCTGCAVCYEQCPCHAIEMEPEKGA; encoded by the coding sequence ATGATCAAAAAACCCGCTGACATTACCCGCCCGGCGGACCTATCACGGCACGATCATGGAACGGGGCCGATCAGAAGCCAACGCCCCGTTTATAAAGATTTTCTTCCCCCTTGCAACAACGCCTGTCCCGCCGGAGAAAACATACAGGCCTGGCTAGCGCTGGTGCAGGCCGGTCAGTACCACCAGGCCTGGCAGACATTGATGCGGGACAACCCGATGCCGGCGGTCCACGGAAGGGTTTGCTACCATCCCTGCGAGTCCAACTGCAACCGCGAATCCCTGGACGGCGCCGTCAGCATCCATGCGGTCGAGCGTTTTCTCGGCGACAAGGCGCTCGCAGAAGGTTGGCGCGTCGAGCCTGACCTACCACCCAGCGGCAAGCGCGTATTGGTCGTCGGCGCCGGTCCCAGCGGCTTGTCGGCCGCCTATCATCTCGCCCGGCTCGGCCATAACGTCGTCATTTACGATGCCGGGCCGATAGCGGGCGGCATGATGCGTTTCGGCATACCGGCCTACCGCCTGCCGAGAAAGGAGCTGGATCAAGAAATCGAAAGAATCCAATCACTGGGCGTCGAAATCGTGTTGAACCGCAAGGTCGACAATCTGCTGGCCGACAAGAAAGAAGGTAACTTCGACGCCGTGTTCGTCGCCGTCGGCGCGCATTTGAGCAAACGAATCGATATCCCGGCGCGGGACGCGCCGAAAATGTTGGACGCGGTCAGCTTCTTGCGCCAGACCGCCACCGGCACGCCCCCAAAACTGGGCCGCCGGGTAGCGATTTATGGCGGCGGCAATACCGCGATGGACGCTGCCCGCACCGCGAAACGGCTGGGCGCCGAAGAAGCCTTGATCATTTACCGACGCGACCGCGACCACATGCCGGCACACAGTTTCGAGGCCGATGAAGCCATCGAAGAAGGCGTCAAGATCAATTGGCTGCGCTCGATCAAGGAAATCGACGAAACCACCTTCAAAGTCGAAGTCATGGAAATCGGCGACGACGGTCGCGCCCGCCCCACCGGTCGCTACGAAACGCTGGAAGCCGACGCCCTGATTCTGGCGATAGGCCAGGATACCGACACCACTTTCCTGCGCGATGTTCCCGGCGTCGAATTTAAATCGGACGGCACCGTCATTGTCGATTCCGGCATGCAGACCGGTGCAACCGGTATTTTCGCCGGGGGCGATATGGTACCGAGCGAGCGCACCGTCACGGTCGCCGTCGGCCACGGCAAGAAAGCCGCCCGCCACATCAACGCCTGGCTGCGGGGCGAACGGTATGTGCCCGCCCCCAAGCATGACCCGGTCAGTTACGAACAATTACACGTCTGGTACAACACCGACGCCGAAAAAAGGGCTCAGGGGCAACTGCCACTGGAACAACGTTACGCCAGTTTCGACGAGATCGTTTCCGGCCTCAGCGCTGCCGACGCGACCTTCGAAGCGCAACGCTGTTTTTCCTGCGGCAACTGCTTCGAATGCGACGGTTGTTACGGCGCCTGCCCGGAAAAAGCCATCATCAAACTGGGTCCGGGCAAACGCTATCGCTACGACTACGATTTATGCACCGGCTGCGCGGTCTGTTACGAACAATGTCCATGTCACGCCATTGAAATGGAACCGGAAAAGGGAGCTTAA